The Verrucomicrobiia bacterium genome includes a window with the following:
- a CDS encoding aminotransferase class V-fold PLP-dependent enzyme → MTLDEVLKNEELRQHEFPVTRDKIFLAHAGDCPLPNRVAEAVSNYARAATLGDQERFIYPAVLDEGRQLAARLLNSKPEEVSLVGPTSLALSFFASGLNFRKHDNVLIYFDDYPSNVYPWMALSERGVQVRLINTRELGSIRTIDVMGQVDEQTRLVALASCHFVSGTRIDHQAIGKFLRERNILFSVDGIQTLGAFPTTVENIDFLAADAHKWLLGPCAAGLMYVKQDLQEKLRPPVYGSNNVRSPNFIAQEQITFRSGPYRFEAGTYNLLGQVGLNAAMELLLEIGIDNIAAELLRKRALLVPALQAKGYQVLAAKAGPETASGIVTFYHADETIIPALHQKLEAANIITSLRNDRAGRRYIRLSPHFYNTDAELNHLLEML, encoded by the coding sequence ATGACGCTCGACGAAGTTCTCAAAAATGAAGAGTTACGCCAGCACGAATTTCCCGTCACTCGCGACAAAATTTTTCTCGCGCATGCGGGTGATTGCCCGCTGCCCAATCGCGTCGCCGAAGCCGTCTCGAATTACGCCCGTGCCGCCACGCTCGGTGACCAGGAGCGTTTCATTTATCCGGCGGTGCTCGATGAAGGACGCCAGCTCGCCGCGCGTCTGCTCAATTCCAAGCCCGAGGAAGTTTCGCTCGTCGGCCCCACGTCGCTTGCGTTGAGCTTCTTCGCGTCCGGCCTGAATTTTCGCAAGCACGATAACGTCCTCATTTATTTCGACGATTATCCCTCGAATGTTTATCCGTGGATGGCGTTGTCCGAGCGCGGAGTGCAAGTGCGCCTGATCAACACGCGTGAACTCGGCAGCATCCGCACCATTGACGTGATGGGGCAGGTGGACGAGCAGACGCGGCTCGTCGCGCTGGCGTCGTGTCACTTCGTGTCCGGCACGCGCATTGATCACCAGGCGATCGGCAAATTTTTGCGTGAGCGAAATATTTTATTTTCCGTGGATGGCATCCAGACGCTCGGCGCCTTTCCAACCACGGTTGAGAATATTGATTTCCTCGCCGCCGATGCTCACAAATGGCTGCTCGGCCCCTGCGCCGCCGGTTTGATGTATGTGAAACAGGATTTGCAGGAAAAATTGCGCCCGCCGGTTTACGGCTCGAACAACGTGCGCTCGCCGAATTTTATCGCGCAGGAGCAAATCACTTTTCGCAGCGGGCCGTATCGCTTCGAGGCGGGCACGTATAATTTGCTGGGACAGGTGGGGCTGAACGCGGCGATGGAGTTGCTCCTCGAAATCGGCATAGACAACATCGCCGCCGAGCTTTTGCGCAAGCGCGCCTTGCTCGTGCCCGCGTTGCAGGCGAAGGGTTATCAAGTCCTCGCCGCGAAAGCCGGGCCCGAAACTGCCAGCGGCATCGTGACTTTTTATCACGCGGACGAAACCATCATCCCCGCGCTCCATCAAAAACTCGAGGCCGCGAATATCATCACGTCGTTACGCAATGACCGCGCTGGACGCCGTTACATCCGCCTCTCGCCGCATTTTTATAACACGGACGCCGAATTGAATCACCTCCTCGAAATGCTTTAA
- a CDS encoding type II secretion system F family protein gives MPLIVTPRQLVQRAQLYRQLSQLTAAGIPIIGALEMLSRNPPSRFFREPLKQMVLQLSMGATVSEALAHPGMWVPSFDVALVQAAERSGRLDAIFRLLADFYEDRAKMLRQIIADLLYPAFLFHFSLFLFPLLQWFKGTMTVTRFFLETFAILLPIYGGIALIIYAAQGRRGAHWRSIFEKFLRPVPVLGTARHCLALSRLSAALEALINAGVTIVEAWEMAAAACGSPRILHTVLAWRSQVMSGTLPSDAVNAAPREFPEVFRNLYKSGEVSGQLDDSLKRLRDYYQEEGTTKLHLLAQWMPKFVYFIIAGFIAFKVISFYTGYFNQINQITNGFGSGSQ, from the coding sequence ATGCCGCTAATCGTCACGCCCCGCCAACTCGTCCAGCGCGCGCAACTCTATCGGCAGCTCAGCCAGCTCACGGCGGCGGGCATTCCCATCATCGGCGCGCTGGAGATGCTCTCGCGTAATCCACCTTCCCGTTTCTTCCGCGAGCCCCTCAAGCAAATGGTCCTGCAGCTCTCGATGGGTGCGACCGTTTCCGAGGCCCTCGCGCATCCCGGCATGTGGGTTCCATCCTTTGACGTCGCGCTCGTGCAAGCCGCCGAACGCAGTGGACGACTCGACGCCATTTTCCGCCTGCTCGCGGATTTTTACGAAGACCGTGCGAAGATGCTGCGGCAAATCATCGCCGACTTATTATATCCCGCATTCCTGTTTCACTTTTCGCTGTTTCTATTTCCCCTGTTGCAATGGTTTAAGGGCACAATGACGGTAACCAGATTTTTTCTGGAAACCTTTGCAATTCTGCTGCCGATCTACGGCGGTATCGCATTGATAATTTATGCCGCGCAAGGCCGCCGGGGAGCGCACTGGCGCTCGATTTTTGAAAAGTTTCTTCGCCCGGTTCCTGTGCTGGGGACTGCGCGTCATTGCCTGGCGCTTTCCCGGCTCTCCGCCGCCCTTGAAGCGCTCATTAACGCCGGCGTTACGATTGTCGAGGCATGGGAAATGGCCGCCGCCGCGTGTGGTTCACCAAGAATTCTGCACACGGTTCTCGCCTGGCGTTCGCAGGTTATGTCCGGCACGCTGCCCTCCGACGCCGTGAACGCCGCGCCGCGCGAATTTCCCGAAGTTTTTAGGAATCTTTACAAGAGTGGCGAAGTCAGCGGCCAGCTCGACGATTCACTCAAGCGGCTACGCGATTATTATCAGGAAGAAGGCACAACCAAGCTTCACCTGCTCGCCCAATGGATGCCGAAATTTGTTTATTTCATCATCGCCGGCTTCATCGCTTTCAAAGTCATCTCATTCTATACTGGATACTTCAACCAGATTAACCAAATCACCAATGGCTTTGGCTCCGGTTCACAGTGA
- the accB gene encoding acetyl-CoA carboxylase biotin carboxyl carrier protein, with protein MDLKDIKAIIDLMKKNSISEFELERQEFKIKLKRGANGVVAPVQYEEAQMVTYASAAQVGAPGAGASAAAAQAASGEVEIKSPMIGTFYRAPSPEAGNYVEIGTEVGPETVVCIIEAMKVMNEIKAEARGVITQLLVENAKPVEFGQPLFKIRPL; from the coding sequence GTGGATCTAAAAGATATTAAAGCCATCATTGACTTGATGAAAAAGAACTCCATCTCGGAGTTCGAACTCGAGCGGCAGGAATTTAAAATCAAACTCAAGCGCGGGGCCAATGGTGTGGTCGCGCCTGTCCAATACGAAGAAGCCCAAATGGTCACTTACGCGTCTGCGGCTCAGGTAGGCGCTCCCGGCGCTGGAGCCTCGGCTGCCGCAGCCCAGGCGGCTTCCGGAGAAGTCGAGATCAAGTCGCCGATGATTGGAACCTTTTATCGCGCCCCTTCGCCCGAAGCGGGCAACTATGTCGAGATCGGCACCGAAGTCGGTCCCGAGACGGTCGTCTGCATCATCGAAGCGATGAAAGTCATGAACGAGATCAAAGCCGAGGCGAGGGGTGTCATCACCCAACTGCTCGTCGAGAATGCCAAACCGGTCGAGTTCGGCCAGCCGCTGTTTAAGATTCGTCCCTTATGA
- a CDS encoding O-antigen ligase family protein: MSAKTEVRTPSPAMGARSSDDSILQGMFAGAFGGLLALALLKLGNPAILQKLVTQPTNIYEWILAGWPSVVGYWLLGVVAVLGIAVARWRTNVPLWLAGLPLAWLAWEAIAATQTEWPRLTGPTMEHFVTCVVCFYLGFFSLTGGKKLAFFWLALFAGFTLVMVSGFSQHFGGLEESQKYWLTYVYPKLEVIPPGYMEKMSSRRIFSTLFYPNTLAEAILLIYPAMLAVIWSLRERFTAGARGLLMGVASAGAMGCLFWSGSKGGWLLMLVIGLAGTMYFPMKRQVKVMLIYVVLVLGLAGFFVKYMGFFKKGATSVVARFDYWKAAAQTARDKPVFGSGPGTFEKSYEQRKRPESEMARMAHNDYLQQASDSGVPGFVLYTAMVVGSLTYIWRYGRLEDDWIRLAVWLGLLGWALQNFIEFGLYIPAVAWVAFGLLGWLLRQTGNQIYNRKTASYSGAA, encoded by the coding sequence GTGAGCGCAAAAACCGAAGTTCGCACACCGTCTCCGGCGATGGGGGCGCGATCGTCTGACGATTCGATTTTGCAGGGCATGTTTGCAGGAGCATTTGGCGGGTTGCTTGCGCTGGCATTGCTGAAGTTGGGCAATCCTGCGATCCTGCAGAAGCTCGTCACGCAACCGACGAATATCTACGAATGGATTCTGGCGGGATGGCCGTCGGTGGTGGGTTACTGGCTGCTTGGGGTCGTAGCGGTTTTAGGAATCGCGGTGGCTCGATGGCGGACGAATGTCCCGTTATGGCTGGCGGGGTTGCCATTGGCCTGGCTTGCGTGGGAAGCAATCGCGGCGACACAAACCGAATGGCCACGCCTGACGGGGCCCACGATGGAACATTTCGTCACCTGCGTGGTGTGCTTTTATCTGGGGTTTTTTTCTCTAACCGGCGGAAAAAAATTAGCGTTCTTTTGGCTGGCGCTCTTCGCCGGATTTACTCTGGTGATGGTATCCGGTTTCAGTCAGCACTTCGGCGGCTTGGAGGAGTCGCAAAAGTATTGGCTGACGTATGTCTATCCAAAGCTGGAGGTCATTCCGCCGGGATACATGGAAAAAATGTCGAGCCGGCGGATTTTCTCGACGCTGTTCTATCCCAACACTCTCGCCGAAGCGATCCTGTTAATTTATCCGGCGATGCTGGCGGTGATTTGGTCGTTGCGCGAACGATTTACCGCTGGCGCGCGCGGTTTGCTGATGGGAGTTGCGAGTGCGGGTGCGATGGGTTGTTTGTTTTGGTCCGGGTCGAAAGGCGGATGGCTGCTGATGCTGGTCATCGGTCTGGCGGGCACGATGTATTTTCCGATGAAGCGGCAAGTGAAGGTGATGTTGATCTATGTGGTGCTGGTGCTTGGGCTGGCGGGATTCTTCGTCAAGTATATGGGCTTCTTTAAGAAAGGGGCAACGAGCGTGGTGGCGCGTTTCGATTATTGGAAAGCGGCGGCGCAAACGGCCAGAGACAAGCCGGTGTTCGGCAGCGGACCGGGAACATTCGAGAAGTCCTACGAGCAGCGCAAACGCCCCGAATCGGAAATGGCGCGGATGGCGCACAACGATTATTTGCAGCAGGCGTCGGACTCCGGCGTGCCCGGCTTCGTACTTTACACGGCGATGGTCGTGGGTAGCTTGACATATATATGGCGCTACGGGCGTTTGGAGGATGATTGGATACGACTGGCGGTTTGGCTGGGCTTGCTGGGATGGGCATTGCAAAATTTCATCGAGTTCGGGCTGTACATTCCGGCCGTGGCGTGGGTGGCGTTTGGCCTGTTGGGCTGGCTGTTGAGACAGACCGGAAATCAAATTTACAACCGGAAGACCGCTAGCTATAGTGGCGCAGCTTGA
- the accC gene encoding acetyl-CoA carboxylase biotin carboxylase subunit, producing MFEKVLVANRGEIAVRIIRACKELNVRTVAVYSDQDANSMHVQLADEAICIGKGPSNESYLRIDRIISAAEIADVDAIHPGYGFLSENAHFADVCESCNIRFIGPNSRAMNALEDKAVSRNLAKKAGVPIPPGSDGVVEHEQDALVVARRIGYPVMIKAVAGGGGRGMRVAHNDISLVKGYHTARTEAEKAFGNSGVYIEKFIENPHHIEFQILGDHKGRIIHLGERDCSIQRRNQKVVEETPSPMLDSKFKKLRDKMGKAAVRIAELAHYTNAGTVEFIVDDHGNFYFLEVNKRIQVEHPITEEVTGIDLVRYQIMIAMGEPLRHSQSDIQIKGHAIECRINAEDPFDDFRPCPGRIEMYYSPGGRGVRVDSHAYAGYTIPPYYDSMIGKLITYGKDRREAMDKMSRALGEYMINGIKTTISFQQAILQDPNFRRGVYSTNFIEQLLSGARRGLIEE from the coding sequence ATGTTTGAAAAAGTTTTGGTAGCCAATCGCGGAGAAATTGCCGTCCGCATCATCCGCGCTTGCAAGGAGCTGAATGTCCGTACGGTCGCGGTCTATTCCGATCAGGACGCCAATTCCATGCATGTCCAGCTTGCGGACGAGGCCATCTGCATCGGCAAAGGCCCGAGCAACGAAAGCTACCTGCGCATTGACCGCATCATCAGCGCGGCGGAAATCGCCGACGTGGATGCCATCCATCCCGGTTACGGTTTCCTTTCGGAGAACGCTCACTTCGCCGACGTTTGCGAGAGTTGCAACATCCGGTTCATCGGGCCGAATTCGCGCGCCATGAATGCGCTCGAAGACAAGGCCGTCAGCCGCAACCTCGCCAAGAAAGCCGGCGTGCCCATCCCGCCCGGTTCGGATGGCGTGGTCGAGCATGAGCAGGATGCGCTTGTCGTGGCTCGGCGCATCGGTTATCCGGTGATGATCAAGGCCGTCGCCGGCGGTGGCGGGCGCGGAATGCGCGTGGCGCATAATGATATTTCGTTGGTGAAAGGTTATCACACCGCGCGCACCGAAGCGGAAAAAGCGTTCGGCAACTCGGGCGTTTATATCGAGAAATTCATCGAGAATCCGCACCATATCGAATTTCAAATTCTCGGTGATCACAAAGGCCGCATCATTCACTTGGGCGAACGTGATTGTTCCATTCAGCGACGCAACCAGAAAGTCGTCGAGGAAACGCCGTCGCCGATGCTCGACAGCAAATTCAAAAAGCTGCGCGACAAAATGGGCAAGGCGGCCGTGCGCATCGCCGAGCTGGCGCATTATACGAATGCGGGCACGGTGGAATTCATCGTGGACGACCACGGCAATTTTTACTTTCTCGAAGTCAACAAGCGCATCCAGGTCGAGCATCCGATCACCGAGGAAGTTACGGGCATTGACCTCGTGCGTTACCAGATCATGATCGCGATGGGCGAGCCGTTGCGCCATTCGCAAAGCGATATTCAAATCAAGGGCCACGCCATCGAGTGCCGCATCAATGCGGAAGATCCCTTCGACGATTTTCGCCCGTGCCCGGGCCGCATCGAAATGTATTATTCCCCCGGCGGACGCGGCGTGCGCGTGGACAGCCACGCTTACGCGGGCTACACCATTCCGCCTTATTACGATTCCATGATCGGCAAGCTCATCACCTACGGCAAAGACCGTCGTGAAGCGATGGACAAGATGAGTCGCGCATTGGGCGAGTACATGATCAACGGCATCAAGACCACGATTTCCTTCCAGCAGGCGATTTTGCAAGACCCGAACTTCCGCCGCGGAGTCTATTCGACAAACTTCATCGAGCAGTTACTTAGCGGAGCAAGACGCGGGTTGATCGAAGAATAA
- the aroQ gene encoding type II 3-dehydroquinate dehydratase: MMKILFLNGPNLNLLGQREPEVYGRLSLADIEAKVRERAAKFKVEVEFRQSNIEGELVTWIQEAKGKFEVIVLNAAAYTHTSVALRDAIAAVGIPTIEIHLSNVHAREEFRHVSLIAPVCRGQIAGFGLNSYVLAVETAIIVNASK, translated from the coding sequence TTGATGAAGATACTATTCTTGAACGGGCCGAACTTGAACCTGCTGGGGCAGCGCGAGCCGGAGGTTTATGGGCGGCTGTCCCTCGCCGACATCGAGGCGAAAGTTCGGGAACGCGCGGCTAAGTTCAAGGTCGAGGTGGAATTCCGCCAGTCGAATATCGAGGGTGAGTTAGTCACTTGGATTCAGGAAGCAAAGGGCAAGTTTGAGGTGATCGTCCTGAACGCGGCGGCCTATACTCACACGAGCGTGGCCTTGCGAGATGCCATCGCCGCAGTGGGAATTCCGACCATCGAAATCCACCTATCCAATGTCCATGCGCGCGAAGAATTCCGTCATGTGTCATTGATCGCGCCGGTGTGCCGTGGTCAAATTGCAGGATTCGGACTCAACTCTTACGTTTTGGCAGTGGAAACTGCCATTATCGTTAACGCAAGTAAGTAA
- a CDS encoding SUMF1/EgtB/PvdO family nonheme iron enzyme, producing MKLRHLWLVLLTVLLGISAYAADDAATNTVTEPVPSKNGTNVDEPAVPGPTFTNSVNMKLVQVPGGFWAGVYEVTQKEYTAIMGVNGSAFPGDSQPVENVCWNDAVEFCDKLTARDLKKKFLPKGFQYGLPTEDEWQSLVGDATLDNAVTSLGAVNRTQPSDVGSLAPNNLGLYDIRGNVMEFCMSDVSQPFRFLKGGSWQDFVDVNLRPEFRWYCKPDERQGTFGFRVILKGP from the coding sequence ATGAAGTTGCGGCATCTTTGGCTGGTTTTATTGACGGTTTTATTAGGCATTTCCGCGTACGCGGCGGATGATGCGGCGACGAATACCGTAACTGAACCAGTTCCATCCAAAAATGGGACGAATGTGGATGAGCCAGCAGTTCCGGGGCCTACTTTTACGAACAGCGTCAACATGAAGCTGGTGCAGGTGCCGGGCGGATTTTGGGCGGGCGTGTATGAGGTCACTCAAAAAGAATATACTGCTATCATGGGTGTAAACGGCAGCGCCTTTCCCGGCGATTCGCAGCCGGTCGAGAATGTTTGCTGGAATGACGCTGTGGAATTCTGCGACAAACTCACTGCGCGCGATTTGAAAAAGAAATTTTTGCCGAAAGGTTTTCAATATGGCTTGCCGACGGAAGACGAATGGCAATCGCTCGTCGGCGACGCGACGCTGGACAATGCCGTGACGAGTCTCGGCGCGGTGAACCGCACGCAGCCAAGCGACGTCGGCTCGCTCGCGCCAAATAATCTTGGCTTGTACGATATTCGCGGAAATGTGATGGAGTTTTGCATGAGCGACGTATCGCAGCCGTTTCGTTTTTTGAAGGGCGGTTCATGGCAGGACTTCGTGGACGTGAATCTGCGGCCGGAGTTCCGCTGGTATTGCAAACCGGACGAGCGACAGGGAACTTTTGGCTTTCGGGTGATATTGAAGGGGCCGTAG
- a CDS encoding 6-phosphofructokinase — protein MAELVGNLLVAQSGGPTAVINASVAGVIQEAGKHECIEEIYGGLNGVLGLLNEELIDINEEKARTIEGLKYTPAAALGTCRYKIDFKKKPEAAAKDMNRLFEVFQAHDIRFFFYAGGNDSQDSAHKIHEEAVKRGYEMRVIGVPKTIDNDLPHTDHCPGFGSVVKYNATTIMEIGEDVRSMATDGGFCCLVEVMGRSAGWITAGTVLAKRSPADAPHIILLPEIHLDEAAFLAKVKETVAQYKYCIVVVGEGVRNAAGEEIAADKSRVDSFGHPVLSGAADNLAKIIQEKLNTKTRTAKLGYAQRAAAHYASATDALEAAACGEAAVRAAVSGQSGMMVKIVRTSSSPYKWTTGLQPLGDIANVEHLLPRDWISADGFMPNEKFIEYCRPLIEGETKVPTEGGLPKFVSLEKVPVEKKLPPRS, from the coding sequence ATGGCAGAATTAGTTGGCAATCTTTTAGTCGCGCAATCCGGCGGTCCCACCGCGGTCATCAACGCCAGCGTCGCCGGCGTCATCCAGGAAGCCGGCAAACACGAATGTATCGAAGAGATTTATGGCGGTCTCAATGGCGTCCTCGGCCTGCTTAACGAGGAACTCATTGACATCAATGAGGAAAAAGCCAGGACTATCGAAGGTCTCAAGTACACCCCCGCCGCCGCCCTCGGCACCTGCCGTTACAAAATTGATTTCAAGAAAAAGCCCGAAGCCGCGGCCAAGGACATGAACCGTCTGTTCGAGGTCTTTCAAGCCCATGACATCCGCTTCTTCTTTTACGCTGGTGGCAACGATTCCCAGGATTCCGCCCACAAAATCCATGAAGAAGCCGTCAAACGCGGCTATGAAATGCGCGTCATCGGTGTGCCTAAGACCATTGACAACGACCTCCCGCACACCGACCACTGCCCCGGCTTCGGTTCCGTCGTCAAATACAACGCCACCACCATCATGGAAATCGGCGAAGACGTTCGCAGCATGGCCACCGACGGCGGTTTCTGCTGCCTCGTCGAAGTCATGGGCCGTTCCGCCGGTTGGATCACCGCCGGGACCGTGCTCGCCAAGCGCTCCCCGGCCGACGCTCCGCACATCATTCTCCTGCCCGAAATTCATCTCGACGAAGCCGCGTTTCTCGCCAAGGTCAAGGAAACCGTCGCGCAATATAAATATTGCATTGTCGTCGTTGGCGAAGGCGTCCGCAACGCCGCTGGCGAAGAAATCGCCGCAGACAAATCCCGCGTGGATTCCTTCGGCCACCCCGTCCTGTCGGGCGCCGCCGATAACCTCGCCAAAATCATCCAGGAAAAACTCAACACCAAGACCCGCACCGCCAAGCTCGGCTACGCCCAGCGCGCCGCCGCCCATTACGCCAGCGCGACCGACGCCCTCGAAGCCGCCGCCTGCGGTGAAGCCGCCGTCCGCGCCGCCGTCTCCGGCCAAAGTGGCATGATGGTCAAGATCGTCCGCACCAGCAGCAGCCCTTACAAGTGGACCACCGGCCTGCAACCCTTGGGTGACATCGCCAACGTCGAGCATCTGCTTCCGCGCGATTGGATCAGCGCCGACGGCTTCATGCCCAACGAAAAATTCATCGAGTATTGCCGCCCCCTCATCGAAGGCGAAACCAAAGTCCCCACCGAAGGCGGCCTCCCCAAATTCGTCTCGCTCGAAAAAGTGCCGGTGGAAAAGAAACTCCCTCCGCGCAGCTAA
- the trxA gene encoding thioredoxin TrxA, whose amino-acid sequence MASTNIVTLTKDNFQEQVLKSATPVLVDFWAEWCGPCKMIAPILDELSDEYAGKITIGKVNIDDQQNLATEYGVRAIPTLLLFQNGEVAEQIVGLRSKRDLKASFDKLT is encoded by the coding sequence ATGGCCTCCACGAACATCGTTACGCTGACCAAGGACAATTTCCAGGAACAAGTCCTCAAATCCGCCACGCCCGTCCTTGTTGATTTTTGGGCCGAGTGGTGCGGTCCCTGCAAAATGATCGCGCCCATCCTCGATGAATTGTCCGATGAATACGCCGGCAAGATCACCATCGGCAAGGTCAACATTGATGACCAGCAAAACCTGGCCACCGAATACGGCGTGCGCGCCATTCCCACGTTGTTGCTTTTCCAGAACGGTGAAGTGGCGGAGCAGATTGTCGGCCTGCGCAGCAAGCGCGACCTCAAGGCAAGCTTCGATAAATTGACCTGA
- a CDS encoding GH92 family glycosyl hydrolase, which translates to MHKNFFLIALLTGSALFELTGFAAEATKDLADYINPIIGASTSARLGEGKTFPGATTPCGLVQLSPDTITGGDNGPGYSYEHKSIEGFSFTHMSGVGWYGDLGNFSVMPTTGALKTERGVNGSEDGYRSRFSHDTEIAQAGYYAVTLDDYHIRTELAAAARAGILRFTFPKSDQSRIQIDLARRIGGTSTRQSVKVVDDHTIEGWMKCPPSGGGWGDGAGKANYTVYFSAQFSEPLKKFGVWSANIPDGWNRHREDVGSKRYRDAVAHAEIFDGCREREDKHLGFFDEFPTTVGQQVLLKVGISFVSIEGARENLQHDIPGWDFDAVRKSARDLWSQALSGVAIEGGTDTQKTIFATAMYHSLIDPRACSDVNGLYTGADGKVHKTSDFTCRTIFSGWDVFRGECPLLSIIRPDIVNDLVNSLMQQAVLSGDGYLARWEILGAESGCMIGDPAVSVFADAYEKGIRGYDVNEAYRLCRESVTGPKSSRADLAFYKTNGFVPRSISWTLEDAYFDYCAGRFAESLGKTDDAKVLLRRALNYTNIYDPAVHNMHAKEADGSWTPWKGATTEGQGCVESNPYQQGWFVPQDVSGLIGLMGKDEFLNYLNTFFEKTPTNFLWNAYCNHANEPVHHTAYLFTYAGAPWLTQKWSRYIMDDAYRNGVNGICGNDDVGQMSAWYVLSAIGFYPVSPVDGVYIIGSPLFDKVTIRLDPHYYPGKTFTVIAHNNSAENIYIQSAKLNGKPLDRAWIKHAEIAAGGTLEFEMGREPNKNWGAEELPPSLSNR; encoded by the coding sequence ATGCACAAAAACTTTTTCCTCATCGCTCTCCTTACCGGAAGTGCCCTTTTTGAACTCACCGGTTTTGCCGCGGAAGCAACGAAAGATCTCGCCGATTACATCAATCCCATCATCGGCGCCAGCACGAGCGCGCGGCTGGGCGAAGGCAAAACTTTTCCGGGCGCGACGACTCCCTGCGGCCTAGTGCAACTCAGTCCGGACACAATCACCGGCGGTGATAACGGGCCTGGTTATTCCTATGAACACAAATCCATCGAGGGTTTCAGCTTCACCCACATGAGCGGTGTGGGTTGGTATGGCGACCTGGGAAATTTTTCGGTGATGCCCACCACCGGTGCGCTCAAAACCGAGCGCGGTGTGAACGGCTCGGAGGATGGTTATCGTTCGCGTTTTTCGCACGACACAGAAATCGCGCAAGCGGGTTATTATGCCGTCACGCTGGATGATTATCATATTCGCACCGAACTTGCGGCGGCGGCGCGCGCGGGAATTTTGCGCTTCACGTTTCCGAAGTCTGACCAATCACGCATCCAGATTGATTTAGCGCGGCGCATCGGCGGCACATCCACTCGGCAATCAGTGAAAGTTGTGGACGACCACACGATTGAAGGCTGGATGAAGTGCCCACCATCCGGCGGCGGTTGGGGCGACGGCGCGGGCAAAGCGAATTACACGGTTTATTTTTCCGCGCAATTCAGCGAGCCGTTGAAAAAATTTGGCGTGTGGTCGGCGAACATTCCCGACGGTTGGAACCGTCATCGCGAAGACGTCGGCAGCAAACGCTATCGCGACGCGGTCGCACACGCAGAAATCTTTGATGGCTGCCGCGAGCGCGAAGACAAGCATCTGGGGTTCTTCGACGAATTTCCAACGACAGTCGGGCAACAGGTTTTGCTGAAGGTGGGCATTTCGTTCGTGAGCATTGAGGGTGCGCGAGAAAATTTGCAGCATGATATTCCGGGTTGGGATTTTGATGCTGTACGGAAGAGCGCGCGGGATTTGTGGTCGCAGGCATTGTCAGGCGTGGCAATCGAAGGCGGGACAGATACGCAGAAAACGATTTTTGCAACGGCGATGTATCATTCGCTGATTGACCCGCGAGCGTGCTCGGATGTGAACGGACTCTATACCGGTGCGGATGGCAAGGTCCATAAGACGAGTGATTTTACGTGTCGCACGATCTTTAGCGGCTGGGATGTTTTTCGCGGTGAATGTCCGCTGTTGAGCATCATCCGCCCGGACATTGTGAATGATTTGGTAAACTCACTGATGCAACAGGCGGTGTTAAGCGGTGATGGTTATTTAGCGCGCTGGGAAATTCTCGGCGCGGAATCCGGTTGCATGATAGGCGATCCGGCGGTGTCGGTTTTTGCGGATGCTTATGAGAAAGGCATTCGTGGTTATGATGTGAACGAGGCTTACCGGCTTTGCCGTGAAAGTGTGACTGGGCCGAAAAGCAGCCGCGCGGATTTGGCATTTTATAAGACCAATGGATTCGTGCCGCGAAGTATTTCGTGGACTTTGGAAGATGCGTATTTCGATTATTGCGCGGGAAGATTCGCGGAGTCGCTCGGCAAAACGGACGACGCCAAGGTGCTGCTCAGGCGCGCGTTGAACTATACCAACATCTACGATCCCGCCGTTCACAACATGCACGCGAAGGAGGCGGACGGTTCGTGGACGCCGTGGAAGGGCGCGACGACCGAAGGCCAAGGCTGCGTGGAGAGCAACCCGTATCAGCAAGGCTGGTTCGTGCCGCAGGATGTTAGCGGCTTGATCGGATTGATGGGCAAGGACGAGTTCCTGAATTATCTGAACACGTTTTTCGAGAAGACGCCGACGAACTTTTTGTGGAACGCGTATTGCAACCACGCCAATGAACCGGTGCATCACACCGCGTATCTATTCACTTATGCGGGCGCGCCGTGGCTCACGCAAAAGTGGTCGCGCTATATCATGGACGACGCGTATCGCAACGGCGTCAATGGCATCTGCGGCAATGACGACGTGGGCCAGATGTCGGCATGGTATGTGTTGAGCGCGATTGGATTTTACCCGGTGTCGCCGGTGGATGGAGTGTATATCATCGGCAGTCCGTTGTTCGATAAGGTGACGATTCGCCTCGACCCGCATTATTATCCCGGCAAGACCTTCACAGTGATTGCGCATAACAATTCAGCGGAGAATATTTATATTCAATCGGCGAAGTTGAATGGCAAGCCGCTCGATCGCGCGTGGATCAAGCACGCAGAAATTGCGGCAGGCGGAACTTTGGAATTCGAGATGGGCCGCGAGCCGAACAAGAATTGGGGTGCGGAAGAATTGCCACCGTCGCTTTCCAACCGATAA